In the Oncorhynchus keta strain PuntledgeMale-10-30-2019 chromosome 32, Oket_V2, whole genome shotgun sequence genome, GAACAATTAAAACGATATTTAGCACAGAATTATATGGAACACAGAAAGCTCCACCCTGCGCCAGACACATCCAATCACATTTTTATATTTAACATCTGAAACGCTTCATTGGCTCTTGATATGAAGGCGGGGATTTTGACGTCAGACCCTGACGTCCAATCAAAACAGACACATCCCATGTCTCATGAATATTTACAAGTAAGATTTCATTTCAAAAGACACTGGGCGACAGCCTTCACTACTCACAGGAAGCCTTTTCGAGGAAATaagaaaaaaaatgtgtcaaattaGATATGATAAATATGGAACAAGAGACATTTTGACAacacaaaatacaaaaaatagTTTAATTagcttgacaacagacagactcaaATTAGAAAACAGACGGCAATATAAATCGACAAAACTAACAATTATTAGCCTATCTTCCTATTTGGCGTTAAAATGAGGAAATATTCAAATAGTTTATTTGTCCATCACAGGCTagtaacaaaatatattttattcttATGGTCTTAAAGGTGTTCTCAGTGCTTCAGAAAAAAAACATACGCCTACCTACTTATGCCAACTTCGTTTTATTATGAACACGCAATCATTCTATAATGAATATGGGGTAACCTGACTTTCAACCAGAACCTGAACTACTGTAACATTACACAGGCTATTGCCCTTTTTCTGTTAAACTTACAAAGCTTTAAAATGTAGTATATCAAAATGTCATGTTTAAAGTTCTCTGTCACATAACTTCATAATCATTGAAGCCTAAGCAACAGTTCCCCTTGTTGTGTAGGCCTGAGCACATTAAAACACAATTCAGTTCTCTTGGTTTGGTTAAAACGTTCTTTACAGAGCATTTTGTGTGGGTTAAGGGAAATTAACAAAATCATATGCTATAATCTAGCATAATTCTTCAGATTTTTATTGCAAATCAAATAAATTAAAACAGATTATTTCCAAAATAATAATTACAAATATCATCTTGCCTTCATAGGAAAAACGCTGTATTTGCCACTAATTACTATAATTATAGCCTATTTAAGCATAAAACGCTAAATACACCCCTTAATATTTACACATATATTTGTACTGTCCATTACTGTAAAACATTTGACCTTTGGACAGGCAGTGTAGATCATTTGAGTATTGACCACTTTATTTGTTCTTTGGCAGACTGCATTAtctggagaagaaaaaaaacagaaaacaccTTTTCAGATTGAGTGTGGAGAAACGACATTATCGCAGATGAATAATAGTAGCCTattatagtatactgtagtagtgtTATATTTATTGTTAATTGTGACACAAGTCAACCAGTAGGTGTCACTATTGTATGCATGCGAATTTGAATGGAACTCCTCAAACGTTCATATTTTACATGAAACATGAGCCCCATAAGCTTCGTAAGTGTAACATCAAACTTTGTAAGTGTATTTTGTGTAGTAGACACAAAACAAAGTGAGTCGGCTTCTCTGATCAGACTTAAAAGTTATTTTCATCTAGCTTAGAAACACAATTCAATTCTATTCAATATTGGTAACGACCTGATGCAAGTGTGCCTCTGATATATAATCGTCACTCTCCCTGATAAAATGAAATTCCACAAGAAAAacaacatttttggggggggggggctgtcgAAACAGACGCATAGCGTAAAACTATACACCAGGGGGCGCAAGGAACCCAGGTAAAAGGATGAACTTGTGTCTAGTGTGTAGTGTCTACATCTAGTAGTTTCAGTTCAGTGTTTTGGGTTTATTGTCTAGGTctagtttttttattttaatatagGCACCATGACAATTCCATGTCTCTTAAAGGCTTTTCAAGGTATTGTTGTTTGAAGGTTGGTTCCAACTTGGGAGAGAAAATGCCACAAGGCAAATAGTTAATTAATAGCTTTGGATATGAACCCTTCCTTGCAAGCAGGGTCTGATTCAGGAGTACAGGGCAGTCTGAAAGTCACACAGAGATGACCAGTATAGAACAGTCATGTCCATTCTATATACTTCATATCTATCTATCCctcaggggtggcaggtagccgtagttagaccgttgggccagtaactaaaaggttgctagatcgaatccccgagctgacaaggtaaaaatctgtcattctgcccctgaacaagacagttaacccactgttcctaggccgtcattgtaaataagaatttgttcttacctgacttgcctagtcaaataaaggttacatttaaaaaatatatatattattatatctgCAACATTCTGGTCTTCTGAACAAGCCCCAGGAGACTCAAAATGTCCCACGTCGGAGGGTGAGGAGTGAGAGGACTTACATTGGAGGTCATAGCCAATTTGTCCGTAATGTGCTGTGAGGGTTAAACCAAAGGGTTAGGAGAAGAAGGAAAGAGGAAGTAACAGGCAGAACATTGCATGACGGTAAGAGCAATTAAGCAGCCATGCTGATCATGCAATGGGAGCCATTCCATCATTGACTATGCAGGTGTGAGCATGGCATCAAATTCAGATGCAGGTTAGTACATGCTGGCAAAGCTGGCAATTCTCCTAAATGATATTGAAAGAATTGTGTGTGAATGCAGTGTGTTTGGCACACATAAAGAATACACGAGTCAAATGGATGAACCTATGACTGAATGCAGTGACTTCAGTCAAATGGATGAACCTATGACTGAATGCAGTGACTTCAGTCAAATGGATGAACCTATGACTGAATGCAGTGACTTCAGTCAAATGGAAATCCTATTGCAGTATTGACGGCATGTCAACACTGGACCAGATCATTTAAATCAACCAGGTATTATGAGTAGTAATATTTGATCATTTTAAAATTGAACAACACTGGGAGACAATTATCCATATATTGTGTACTGTGGCTTTATTCTACAGAGCATGTAGTGTAGAAATGATGAAAATGGGTAACTGGAAAGATTATAATCAGGGTCGGGCTCAATTCCATTGAAATTCCAgccaattcagaaagtaaaccaaattccatTTCAAAGCATTGAAGATAATTGCAATGACAATGTGTACCTCCTGAATTGACTAGAATTCAAAacggaactgaccccaaccctgataaGAATCATGTTATAGTTTATATGCaattaatatactgtatatgacaGTAGAACAGAAGGTTATGTCATCAGGTGTGAGCGGACATTAAATGGCTAAAGTTCTATGAACAGAAAAGATTGTCGTACTATACATGCAGGGTGACATTGCTtggtgtgtgggtgcgtgtgtatGACCTCACCTGAGCCACGCTCTGCTCTGACAGTGGGTTGTCATCCGCCTGGAATAGATACCGTAAAAGAAAGAGGGGACATGACGTCATAGCAAATCAAGCACGCACACCATTAGGGGCTGTGTGTGTAAAGAGTCAAACGCATAAAGCAAGCAACAACCGTGTACGATAACATAATGCCCTAAAAGAAGGAATTTGATGCCTTGCACTGCGAATGTAAATTCACTCCGACATTGGTAAATATGTCAGTGACCACCACAATCCAATTAAAACGGCTGTCTCACACAAGGCATGCATCGTGCAAGGGAGTACAACAAAGGGCCCTGCTGCTCTTAGCGTACCAACACCTATGGCATTTCCTAGAACCCCATATGGACTCCTTGAAACACACTGGGCAACCTGAGGCTAACCACTGACAAACCACAGCAAGACACAGACTTAGTGGACAGTTGTTCCAACGTTGTGAGGTGGTTATCTGGAGGTTATCAGAACCTAAAGTGATATGCTCTCTCACCATGCAGTTACCAGCGCTGGATCTCCCTCACCCGCTATCCCTCACCCGTCATCTCTGGTGGTAGGGGCAGTCTGTTGCTATGCTATGTCCGTCTGTCcatcaatgttttttttattttttattttacctttatttaaccaggcaagtcagttaagaacatattcttattttcaatgacggcctgggaacagtgggttaactgcctgttcaggggcagaacgacagatttgtaccttgtcagctcgggggtttgaactcgcaaccttccggttactagtccaacgctctaaccactaggctacgctgattACATTGTTACCAACAATGTAATCAAAGAGGCCTAAGCCGTAGGCTTGCTCTGAACCATCCAGCTGACAATGTGAGGGTGGgatcaggggagagaggacacatgAGAGGAAGATGGACTTGGTGTTGAGGGGATGGTGGGGGGGGGGCTGAAGACTGGCATTTGGTGTTGTGACATCAAATAAGTTAATTAATTTTCCTCAAACATACAGGTTGTCAGATTCAACAACAATCCACGAGACACAATCCCCACGTCTGTTGGTCTGAAAATAGAAATCACCATTTCCTATAGTCATCTGTGTCTTCAAGTATTGTCCCCATGTCAGAATCCATGTATTAATCCATACAGTAGACACAGTCAATGACTGTAGATGTCTTACCCTGTAATTGACCTTCTGGATGACCTGTTGGGGGTCGCTTTCCAAGATCACCCTGGTAACACAACGGTAAGGTCAGTCATTAAGAGAACACAAGATAGTGTACCAGTAACTCCCAACTCCATCCCTTGAATGATAcctcaaatcaaagtgtattggtcgcatacacagtatagcagatgttatagcgggTGCAGTGTCACTAGCTCCAAACAATGCAGTAATATGTCAAACAAGGACacaaataaaatctattttttttGCCAAAACAAGAAATCAAGAACGAATCCATTTATCAACCCAATCTATACGTTACCCCCCGTCAATAATTTCGTCCACTACTAAGAAGACTCCGTCCATGTTGTCCAATAGACACCTTCTCTCCACATTTTTCCTGTGAGTAAGAAAACTTCATTGACTGACTTGAATTGTGGTTAGTATGTCTGAGCCAATAGGGCTGAAACCTGTGATAGGATCTCATATTATTGCCTTATGAGCCCTACATTTCTGGCCCACAACACCTTAGGCTATTCTGTACATTTCAAACACTGACTTAAATTAACTTCCTGTAGTTGTCATGGTTTGAAATGATACCGAACAGTTGGcatttgaaaaaaaaataaaataggaGAAAACTGCATGaaaaggagtggagagaggaagcaaatagattcattcactccctctccctccctgcattGCTACTGCATTGGTTTCTATGGTAACGGCACCAGCCCCTGTCAAGCTGTTCCCCTTCACTGAGAGGCCAAGGGTGTGTCACTGTCATCccattatatatacatatatataaccCAAAATAAACAATCACTAACTTAGTGCGGCCTTCAACTGACACGGTTCCCCATATTTTGAACGCACGAAGGAAACAATTACACCAGAGTCAAATCAGAAATTAACTTCTCATTTTGTTGACCTGTCCCtatatttggggcggcaggtagcctagtggctagagcagtaaccgaaaggttgctagatcgaatccccgagccgacaaggtaagaatctgtcattctgcccctgaacaaggcagttaacctactgttcctaggtcgtcattgtaaataagaatttgttcttaactgacatgcctagttatatatatacattttttaatatTTACGAGATATTCTCTAATAATTAACAACTATTTTGAATAATCGTTTCTTGCATTGCTGTTGACTTGGTTACATTTTCCTCCTACAAATCGTGACCGACTTCCTCACATTAAAAAGGGAGGTTACTTCAACATAGACAACACTTACCTTAGGATTTGACCGAGGGACTCAAACAGACAGTTCAGTACAGCCATGAGCATGAGCTAtaggaagagagagcagggcagTGGGTGAGGGAGGATGAAAGGAAAACAAGAGGATTGAGAAGTATAGATGGAAGCCAGGCGAAGTAAACAGAGAAAAGGTTGtgggaaagggacagagacagtgaaaaGTCAGGTGTGGTTTAATCACAATGCCTGTAGAATATAAATGCCAATTTGCCATAAAAGGACTGGTCCTTCCTTAGCAACGTACATAGCAACAAGAAGTGCTGAAGAAAATCTCATTATCAGTCATTTATTCTCATGGGCATTTGCAATATATAGGGTCTCCAATTATGACGTCATGCCGACAAATgacccattttttttttacatacaatAACTgatctttcatctctctgtgtttcatcatTTTCCTTACATTCAGCCTCTTTTGCAAATTGATCCCACAGGAGAAAGCACCCGGgcgagcgaaacagcgccccctctgtctctctacgtgtaggccatctatctgatactgtctggtccaaacgagtacgacattgttgccgcccgtaGCATTGAACACAAGCGAAGCCAACGAGCAATTGACATCCCTCGATTAAAAAGAAGTATACAAAATTTGCCAATTAGCGTTGAGCTAAAACTGAGCAAGCTCAACTATGAATGATCCTGGCGCACCAAAAAAAAAGTGTCACGGTGAAGCCAGGTTTTTTTTTATCACTCCTATAAAATCGCATTAAAAGCATATGTCATTGACAGAAACATCTCATTGTTTTGTTGTCTTCCGGTGGTTAGCTGGTTAGCTCAAATTGGCACACTCCTAAATTAGCCGTGGATGGaaatagggatttggacttgtgctTGTAATTGATTGTCTGTACTGGCCCTGgagattctgatccaaccattaatttaTATATGGTTGTGCCCTTAGTCTGAGAGGATGAAAGTTCAAAATACGCTacaggtcaaaagttttagaacacctactcattcaaagatttttctttattttttacattgtagaaaaatagtgaagacatcaaaacgtatatgtatgcacacatgactgtaagtcgctttggataaaagcgtctgctaaatggcatatattattattattatatatattaaaactatgaaataacacatggaatcatgtagtaacccaaaatgttatatttgagattcttaaaatagccaccctttgccttgacagctttgcacactcttggcattctcttaaccagcttcatgaggtagtcacctggaatgcatttcaattaacaggtgtgccttcttaaaacttaatttgtggaatgtatttccttagtgcctttgagccaatcagttgtgttgtgacaaggtagaggggtATACAGAatatggtattttaccaaataggactaagtccatattgtggcaagaaccgctcaaataagcaaagagaaacagtccataattactttaaaacatgaaggtcagtcaataaggacaatttcaagaactttgaagtttcttcaagtgcagtcgcaaaaaccatcaagcgctatgatgaaaccggctcttatgaggaccgccacaggaatggaagacccagagttacctctgctgcataggataagttcatcagagctaccagcctcagaaattgcagcccaaataaatgctccacagaattcaagtaacagacacgtctcaacatcaactgttcagaggagactgtaaatctggccttcgtggtcaaatgtctgcaaagaaaccactactaaaggacaccaataataagaagagacttgtttgggccaagaatcacaagcaatggacattagaacactggaaatgtgtcctttggtctggagtacaaattggagatttttggttccaaccgccgtttCTTTATGAGACGCGGTGTGGCTGAACAGATGACCTcagcatgtgtatttcccaccgtaaagcatggaggatgaggtgtaatggtgtgggggtgctttgctggtgacactgtctgggattcatttagaattcaaggtgcacttaaccagcatggctaccacagcattctgcagcaataagtCATCTCAACTGGTTTGGTCTTAGtaggactattatttgtttttcaacaggacaatgacccaaaaacacatccaggctgtgtaaaggcaattttaccaagaaggagagcgatggagtgctgcatcagatgacctggcctccacaatcccccgacctcaaccaaattgagatggtttgggatgaggtggACCGCAGAGtgtaggaaaagcagccaacaaccacttagaatatgtggggactccttcaagactgtcggaaaagcattccaggtgaagctggttgagagaatggcaagagtgggcaaagctgtcatcaaggcaaagggtggctatttgaaaaatatcaaatatatttggattagtttaaaacttttttggttactacacgattacacatgtgttgtttcatagttttgatgatgtcttcactattaaaatagtcaaaataaagaaaaacccttgaatgagtaggtgttctaaagacttttgaccggtagtgtatagctagatgtaataataataataataatatataatgtagAAAGCTCATGTTAACTTGCTAACGTTGCcaatgaaaggaagttaggctagctaGCAATCATTTTAGCCAGGTAGTCTGGGACAACAAAAAATTAAaagcgtgtactgtatgacagagcgATTGACCATTTCGTCaaagtgagagaggaggatggtattGGCGTTTcactacaagtagggtgagtcaacatgatttCCTACTTGCACGAATgtgtatgcacgcacacacaggaatcagaaccatggacaggcACATCACATTTAGCTTACGTTGACTGGAtgaaattgtttttggtatctttttaGTTGTCACTATACTAGACTAATCAGAGGAGATTTGATGATgatgaaatgttgaagttgaaatggtgctggactAGTGAAAGCAGAGCTTTGTGGACTTCACGggacagaggttgctctccggTTGTGTGATAAAACaaaaaggtgtggttgaatttattctgccactgtgtcttcttatatCATGGTCACAAGGCATATTAATTAACAGGTTAAAGACGAAACAACACAATTTTCACAACACGTAGGCTGTAATTCgggggcttggcttccccagtgatttcaCCCATGCACCGCTACTACAAATTACATGTTGCTTTCTGAGATCCGAATTCGAAATTCATATGGGAGCGCTTAACTCAGACTGTGTGAATTATGCATTGATGCCAATGGAAGATTTGTGCAAAAAGGATCCGGGCCACAATGTATAGTCTTTGAAGCACCAGTCTAGCCTTGTACTCCCTCTGCATCACATTACCTACCTCATTCTCCTGTGCACTGCCCACCACGTAAAAGAATAGGTCGATGCTGCACTTATACACGATCGTCATCCCCTCCACGAAGGCAATCTcatctgcttgggggggggagaTCAAGCATTAAAGCACATTCACACCTTATTCACATTTACGGAGAATACCGAAGTGAGAGGTTTTATGGTCGTCTTCCAATTTAAAATGTGAGTTTTGTCATATAAAATGCTCAACTCCTACGTGTGTGGGGAAGAAGGtatggagaggaaggagggatatagagatagagattgGGCATCCTCCTTAGGGGCAGGTGGACCCGGGGTGTCGGATGACTACTGTGAATTTCATTGGAACAAAAGAGTGCGAGAGCTGTCTGTCGCTGAACTGGTTCCCTCCCCTTTTGTTCGATGTAACGTGAGCTTGGGAGGACTGAAGAACCCAGAGGAACCAATATCGTTTCTCGTGTTTAGATAAACTGACCCATGAGGGTTGAGCCGCAGGCTGATGCTAATACAGCTAACACGGCCTCTTGTTTTTCTATGGTGGAGGACACACAAAAGGTGTGTGAACAACAGGTCCTAACTAAATCATCACTTACACAGTTGTCTACTAACGTGAAGCCAAAGACTGGTACACATATGCATTGATTTACATGATGATCCTGTTGATACTGATTTCCCTGACGGTGTACATCTTCTCAACTCTCTCGCCACATTGgtggaatgtttttttttgtgtttaaaaaaaaacaaccttACTGGTTCATTAAAACTATAACATGGAGTAGAATATCAGGACTCAAGCTCAACCATCTACTCCAATAGTCTCCTGGGTAATTTTTTTGATGGGGCAAAACTTACTGTCAGCTTTGTGTGTCTTGTTGAAAACGTTCTTTTCAAAGTTCTTCTGCTCCTTCATGGAGGGGTAGAGCTCTGTGTCGTAGTACTAAAAACACATCAGAAGTCAGACATTGGCCGCATTAGTTATGACGAATACACCTCATTTGGGGACGTTCTCACAATGTCTCGACTCCACAACAACAGCCAACGTGGGTCGCCATTGGACAACTGTTATTAGCATACCTTTGATAGAAGTCTATTGCCATCGTTGTCCAGAATGAAGACCGCTTTCACGGTGTACAGCGAGGGTTCCTGAAAGACAGTGTGACCACACGTTGACTAGAATAAAAGGACAATTTGCATTTCCCATAGGACCGAGGCATACTGAACACATTCCTAAACGGTCATTAATAGAGCACTGATGATGAAGACGACATTGGTGATGGTAATAAAATCTAGTCATGTTCTTCAAAAACATGAGGGATACGACAATGTCAGAAAGAGGCGTGAGCGTAGATGTCGATGGTCCCCAGATCCTTCAGTTCTTTCCATCCCACGGTGGCTTGGTTGAACCCGGGCCAAAGTTCTGTTATGCACTGACTACCACAGACTCAGAGCCTAAGTGTATCACAGAACTTGGGCCAGGAACATCACATTCGGGACTTTAGACCTCGAATTGAGATGAACTGGAGGAAAGTGCAAACCAGTCATCCAGATGTCTGTGTCAAATTAGAAACAGTCCACAGTGGAACTAATTCGTTGAAAAGTTCAATGAGGTGCAGGTGTCAGGTCAACAGTCCCAAGGTCCTTTGTGCAACATTATCTTGTTAATTAAGCACAGTGAATATCAATATCAAGAGTGCATAACTTATGAAGTCCACATCCAGACACTGTACTGTGCAGCCAAAATGACTGCCTACTAACAGAAAACACTGGGCAATACATCAGATACAATTATATCAGTAaaaaaaatgtgtatatatagatatatatatatatatatagagagagagatattttgaGGCCGAGGGTCAAGTACAGCAGGTTGGATAATCAACGAAAAGTAATTGCGGCCTTGTCCAGCGCTGCTTGTTTTATTCTACATTTCAATTGCAGTAGAAAATACTAACACAAAAACCATTTATGCAACGATCATCTGTCTAGAGTTTAGTTCAAAAGTGGAAAATTATTCTATGCATATTGAGTTGAACAACCCACCTGTGGAATCAAGTTTTTGGTAAACGTAAAATGCTGCGAAACGCAGCTCCTCCGGTTGAAACCAAATATCGTAGACGTGGCACACAATATATCCAGTGTTCACCCTTCAATGCTTGGGCAGGCTGATGCCAGTTATAATAAAAGTATAACGGATAGCCGACAAACTCATGTCATTCATTTAAGTGTAAATCATAAATGAGGTTATAATCTCGGATATGCGACCTATGGGGTAGCTTTTTAGACAGTATGCCCCTCTCTCTGGGCTAATTTGTCAACTGTTCCGAGTTTGTACAACAGCAATTGCCCATTGACGAGGAAAAGTGCAACACATGTTGCTGCTGGTTGTGGAatctcactacactacactcaaATAGCGCATAGACTACATTCAAATTACAACGACAGTCGTGCAGAATACAGTACCTCCTAATGTCTGCGATCGTACCTGAAAATATTAGATCCAGCCAGTcagagacctaaaaaaaaaatcacttctTAGGCTGGGCATGATGCAAAAATACGGAATACAACATTTTACGCAGCGAAGGGCTATAATGAATGCTATTCAAGAAACTGGCCTCATCATGCATTTGCAAGGTAATACTCGTTTAGAAAATATATAAAAAGCTCCATATCCCTACCGATTGCTTACCAAAGACGCGATCTCCATAGTAGTTCTCTGGTGTTGACGTGGACAGGTTTGAGCTGTCATTCTAGTAGACCTCACAAAATCCTCTGACTCATGGGTGGGCGGGTCCTCCGCTGGCCTAGAGGAGGCTCCGCGAAACCAA is a window encoding:
- the LOC118365192 gene encoding coatomer subunit zeta-1 isoform X1 translates to MTAQTCPRQHQRTTMEIASLEPSLYTVKAVFILDNDGNRLLSKYYDTELYPSMKEQKNFEKNVFNKTHKADNEIAFVEGMTIVYKCSIDLFFYVVGSAQENELMLMAVLNCLFESLGQILRKNVERRCLLDNMDGVFLVVDEIIDGGVILESDPQQVIQKVNYRADDNPLSEQSVAQHITDKLAMTSNIMQSAKEQIKWSILK
- the LOC118365192 gene encoding coatomer subunit zeta-1 isoform X4; translation: MTAQTCPRQHQRTTMEIASLEPSLYTVKAVFILDNDGNRLLSKYYDTELYPSMKEQKNFEKNVFNKTHKADNEIAFVEGMTIVYKCSIDLFFYVVGSAQENELMLMAVLNCLFESLGQILRVILESDPQQVIQKVNYRADDNPLSEQSVAQHITDKLAMTSNIMQSAKEQIKWSILK
- the LOC118365192 gene encoding coatomer subunit zeta-1 isoform X3 — encoded protein: MTAQTCPRQHQRTTMEIASLEPSLYTVKAVFILDNDGNRLLSKYYDTELYPSMKEQKNFEKNVFNKTHKADNEIAFVEGMTIVYKCSIDLFFYVVGSAQENELMLMAVLNCLFESLGQILRKNVERRCLLDNMDGVFLVVDEIIDGGVILESDPQQVIQKVNYRADDNPLSEQSVAQIMQSAKEQIKWSILK
- the LOC118365192 gene encoding coatomer subunit zeta-1 isoform X2; the protein is MTAQTCPRQHQRTTMEIASLEPSLYTVKAVFILDNDGNRLLSKYYDTELYPSMKEQKNFEKNVFNKTHKADTDEIAFVEGMTIVYKCSIDLFFYVVGSAQENELMLMAVLNCLFESLGQILRKNVERRCLLDNMDGVFLVVDEIIDGGVILESDPQQVIQKVNYRADDNPLSEQSVAQIMQSAKEQIKWSILK